Below is a window of uncultured Cohaesibacter sp. DNA.
GAACCTGGCTTGCAGAGAACCTGACCACGCTCAACATCTTCACGCTTGGTACCACGCAGAAGAACACCAACGTTGTCGCCGGCTTCGCCGCTGTCCAGCAGCTTGCGGAACATTTCAACACCGGTGCAGGTGGTTTTCTGGGTGTCTTTGATGCCGACGATTTCGATTTCTTCGCCAACCTTGATCACACCGCGTTCTACACGACCGGTAACAACCGTACCACGACCGGAGATCGAGAATACGTCTTCGATCGGCAGCAGGAACGGAAGATCCTTCGGACGATCCGGGGTCGGGATATAGTCGTCAACAGCAGCCATCAGCTCACGGATGGAATCACGACCGATTGCAGGATCGCGGTTCTCAACAGCAGCAAGAGCAGAACCCTTCACGATAGGAATATCGTCGCCCGGGAAATCGTAGGAAGAAAGAAGTTCACGAACTTCCATTTCAACCAGCTCGAGAAGCTCTTCGTCGTCAACCTGGTCAACCTTGTTGAGGTAAACAACAAGAGCAGGAACGCCAACCTGACGGGCAAGCAGAATGTGCTCACGGGTCTGTGGCATCGGGCCGTCAGCTGCAGAGCAAACCAGAATTGCGCCGTCCATCTGTGCCGCACCGGTGATCATGTTCTTCACATAGTCAGCGTGGCCAGGGCAGTCAACGTGGGCATAGTGACGGTTCTCGGTCTCATACTCAACGTGAGCCGTCGAAATGGTGATCCCGCGAGCCTTCTCTTCAGGCGCACCGTCAATCTCATCGTAAGCCTTCGCCGTTGCGCCACCAGTTTCCGCAAGGGTCATGGTGATTGCAGCGGTAAGCGTGGTTTTACCATGGTCAACGTGACCAATCGTGCCGATGTTAACATGCGGCTTATTACGTTCAAACTTTTCCTTAGCCATAGGAAAGTCTCCATTCTCAAAATTACATTAAGTGCGGCGGCTAGATCAGCTCACTGCCGAAACAATGAGCCGACCGACCAATCGATTTGATTTAGGCGTATTTGGCCTGAACCTCATCTGCGACTGCCTGTGGCACCTGTGCATAGTGATCAAACACCATGGAAAACTGTGCGCGACCCTGTGACATGGAACGAAGAGTGTTCACATAGCCAAACATGTTCGCCAGAGGCACCATGGAGCTAATGACGGTTACAACACCGCGGGACTCAGTTCCGGAGATCTGACCGCGACGGGAGTTAATGTCGCCGATGATGTCACCCATATATTCTTCAGGAGTAACAACTTCGACTTTCATCATTGGTTCGAGCAGTTTCGGACCAGCTTTTTGACATCCTTCACGGAAACCTGCACGAGCAGCGATCTCGAAGGCAAGAACGGAAGAGTCAACGTCATGGAAGGCACCGTCGATCAGATCGACCTTGATGTCTACCATCGGGAAGCCAGCCAGAGGACCTGCGGTCATGACAGACTGAACACCTTTTTCAACGCCGGGGATATATTCTTTCGGAATAGCACCACCAACGATGGAAGATTTGAACTCGAAACCAGCACCTGGCTCATTCGGCTCGATGATCATTTTCACGCGACCGAACTGACCGGTACCACCCGACTGCTTCTTGTGGGTATAGTCGATCGTTTCCTGACGGGAAATGGTTTCACGATAAGCCACCTGAGGCGCACCGATCTGAGCTTCAACCTTGAATTCGCGACGCATACGGTCAACGAGAATGTCGAGGTGAAGTTCACCCATGCCGGCCATGATGGTCTGACCAGATTCTTCGTCCGTTTTAACGCGGAAGGAAGGATCCTCGGCAGCAAGACGGTTCAGAGCAAGACCCATCTTCTCCTGGTCAGCCTTGGTTTTAGGCTCGACAGCGATCTCGATCACAGGTTCCGGGAACTCCATACGTTCCAGAATAACCGGCTTCAGCGGATCACAAAGGGTATCACCAGTGGTGGTGTCCTTCAGGCCAGCAATAGCAACGATGTCACCAGCGAATGCTTCCTTGATGTCCTCACGAGAGTTGGAGTGCATCTGAAGCATACGACCAACGCGTTCGCGCTTTTCTTTCACGGTATTGAGAACGGAAGTACCCGCTTCCAACTTGCCCGAGTAGATACGGCAGAAGGTCAGAGAGCCAACAAACGGGTCGTTCGCAATCTTGAACGCCAGCATGGAGAAAGGCTCGTTATCGTCTGCATGACGCTCGATCGGAGCTTCGGTCTTGGCATCGATACCCCTGATGGATTCAATGTCGACCGGGCTCGGAAGATAGTCAACGACAGCGTCAAGCAGAGGCTGAACACCCTTGTTCTTGAACGCAGTACCGCAGAGGATCGGAACGAACTGGTTGCCGATGGTGCCTTTACGGATCAGCTTCATCAGCTGTTCCTTGCTTGGCATATCGCCTTCCAGATAGGCTTCCATCGCAGCTTCGTCGATCTCGACAGCAGCCTCGATCAGCTTTTCGCGATATTCTTCAGCCTGAGCCAGATCGGCTTCCGGGATCTCGTTGGTCTCGAACTCAGCACCCAGATGCTCTTCGTGCCAGATGATCTGCTTCATGTTGATCAGATCGATAACGCCCTTGAACTCGCTTTCAGCACCTACAGGCAGCTGCAGGCAAAGCGGAGTTGCGCCAAGGCGGGTTTCGATCATTTCAACACAGCGGAAGAAATCGGCACCAAGCTTATCCATCTTGTTGACGAAGATCATCCGAGGAACGCTGTATTTGTCAGCCTGACGCCATACGGTTTCAGTCTGAGGCTCAACACCAGCATTCGCATCCAGGCAGCACACAGCGCCGTCAAGCACACGCAGAGAACGCTCAACCTCAATGGTGAAGTCAACGTGGCCTGGAGTGTCGATGATGTTCAGACGCTTTTCACGCCAAAAACAAGTGGTAGCAGCAGAGGTAATGGTGATACCGCGTTCCTGCTCTTGTTCCATCCAGTCCATGGTGGCAGCACCATCATGAACCTCGCCAATTTTATGGCTTTTCCCTGTGTAATAGAGGATTCGTTCCGTTGTGGTCGTCTTACCAGCATCAATGTGGGCCATGATGCCGAAGTTACGATAATCCTCAATCTTGTGGCTGCGTGCCATAACTTCGCCCCTAATGGTTTACCAGCGATAATGCGAGAAGGCACGGTTGGCTTCAGCCATACGGTGCGTATCTTCGCGTTTTTTGACTGCAGAACCGCGGTTGTTAAAGGCATCGAGCAGCTCGCCGGAAAGGCGATCCACCATTGTGCGCTCGTTACGATTGCGGGCAGCTGCAATGATCCAACGGATGGCCAGAGCCTGTTTGC
It encodes the following:
- the fusA gene encoding elongation factor G yields the protein MARSHKIEDYRNFGIMAHIDAGKTTTTERILYYTGKSHKIGEVHDGAATMDWMEQEQERGITITSAATTCFWREKRLNIIDTPGHVDFTIEVERSLRVLDGAVCCLDANAGVEPQTETVWRQADKYSVPRMIFVNKMDKLGADFFRCVEMIETRLGATPLCLQLPVGAESEFKGVIDLINMKQIIWHEEHLGAEFETNEIPEADLAQAEEYREKLIEAAVEIDEAAMEAYLEGDMPSKEQLMKLIRKGTIGNQFVPILCGTAFKNKGVQPLLDAVVDYLPSPVDIESIRGIDAKTEAPIERHADDNEPFSMLAFKIANDPFVGSLTFCRIYSGKLEAGTSVLNTVKEKRERVGRMLQMHSNSREDIKEAFAGDIVAIAGLKDTTTGDTLCDPLKPVILERMEFPEPVIEIAVEPKTKADQEKMGLALNRLAAEDPSFRVKTDEESGQTIMAGMGELHLDILVDRMRREFKVEAQIGAPQVAYRETISRQETIDYTHKKQSGGTGQFGRVKMIIEPNEPGAGFEFKSSIVGGAIPKEYIPGVEKGVQSVMTAGPLAGFPMVDIKVDLIDGAFHDVDSSVLAFEIAARAGFREGCQKAGPKLLEPMMKVEVVTPEEYMGDIIGDINSRRGQISGTESRGVVTVISSMVPLANMFGYVNTLRSMSQGRAQFSMVFDHYAQVPQAVADEVQAKYA
- the tuf gene encoding elongation factor Tu codes for the protein MAKEKFERNKPHVNIGTIGHVDHGKTTLTAAITMTLAETGGATAKAYDEIDGAPEEKARGITISTAHVEYETENRHYAHVDCPGHADYVKNMITGAAQMDGAILVCSAADGPMPQTREHILLARQVGVPALVVYLNKVDQVDDEELLELVEMEVRELLSSYDFPGDDIPIVKGSALAAVENRDPAIGRDSIRELMAAVDDYIPTPDRPKDLPFLLPIEDVFSISGRGTVVTGRVERGVIKVGEEIEIVGIKDTQKTTCTGVEMFRKLLDSGEAGDNVGVLLRGTKREDVERGQVLCKPGSVTPHTKFKAEAYILTKEEGGRHTPFFTNYRPQFYFRTTDVTGVVTLDEGVEMVMPGDNVNMNVQLIVPIAMEEKLRFAIREGGRTVGAGIVGSIIE